The genomic window CTGCCAGATAGCACTCATAACAGCGTTCGAACGGTATAAGCCGAGCAGAAACATGGAGCAGTATGGCAACGTTTGCATACGCATTGGTTAGTTCTCCGTATATTTCTGAAGTCTATTATTACCCTAATCAAGTTTTAGACCTGGAAGTTTTACTGATGTTAAAAATGATTGCGGCCGCAAACACCAATGCGTATGCAAATACCTGCAGAAGACCTAATGGTTCGTGATAGACCACTCCCGCTAAAATAAACGCGATTATTGGATTGATGTTCAATATCATTGCCACTTTTGAAGAACTGATCCGGCTAAGGGCGTATAGATTTAAAAACAAGGGGACGATTGTATAGATGACCGCAATGATCTCTACATAAAAGTAAAATTTAAAATCTGAGGGAATCGGGCCGGAGAATGCGGGGTAAAAAAATCCTAATAAAACAGCCGATAAAAGTATGTGAAAATTAAGTACCAGAAATTTATCTAATCCGGAATTTTTGTTTTGACTGATAATATAAACAGCATAGCTAAGGCCAACTATTGTACTAAAAAACATATCGCTTATGCTGGTATATGAAAGCAATAAGCATCCGGAACCGCTTAGCACTACAGAGAACCATTGTAATCGGTTCAATCGCTCCGACAAAAGGAAAAAGGCCAGTAATGTTGTTAAAATGGGGCAAACTAAATAGGCTACAGAGGTAGCGCGTACACTGACATGGTTCATCACATAAATGAAAGAAAACCAATTGACAGTCAAAAAGACGCTGCCGGTAACATTTAGGCCAATAATTGTCAATCGGTTCTTTTTCGGCAAAGATTTAAGCAGCCGCAAATTAGCTAAGAGACTTTTCCTTTTAAAAAGCAGTGAAATCATTGACATAACTACAGCGCAGCTAAAAACGCGATAAAAGAGGATATCTAAAGGCGCATAAGCATGTAAAGGCTTTAACACCAGGCTAAAAAATCCCCAAATTGAAAAAGCTACTATCGCAGCTAAATAATGCTTAAAATTTTTCGAAATATTATTATTATCCATATGCCTGTTTAAACAACTGATTTATTAATCCAAAACTATAGGTTTAATGGACTATCTTTGGCGTCCAGAAACCAAAAACACAGTAGTCCACATGCTTCCGTTTGAAACGCTGATTGTAATCGATAAAATGTTATCCCGTCCGGCTTACATGCAGGTTGTTGATGGGGTAATAAGGCTTATTAAAGACGGCGTAATTCAAAAAGGAGACCAGATGCCAGGAACAAGGTCTATGGCTGGCATGGCAAAGATTCACCGTAAAACGGTTATTGCTGCTTATAGCGAGCTGATTGCGCAGGGATGGTTGGTTGCTGTGGCTAAACATGGACATTACATAGCAAGGGAATTGCCCAAGGGCGGTATAAAACGATGGGGAGTCCCTGCAAATGGATATGTATCCGGTAGCAAAATGAAAAGTACGTTTCTTAAACTCGAAACGACCAAAGAATTTCATCCACATTCCTTTGCGCTTAATCCAAGCCTCATCATTGATGACGGTCATCCGGATTCCAGGCTGGCACCGATGCACCTGCTAAACAGAGAGTACCTGCGGCGTTTAAAACAGCAGCATGTTAGTAAAAAGCCGGCAATTACGTTAGCTCCCGGCTCATTAAAACTAAGGGAAACAATGACAAGCTATCTTGCGCAAACAAGAGGCATACAGGCGGATTTACCAAATATACTTATTACACATGGTGCTCAAATGAGCATTTACATAGCTGCCAGCTTACTGCTTCAACGCGGGAGCTACATCATTGTAGGTGAACCCGGATACCATGTAGCTAATTATGTGTTTGAATACCTTGGCGCAAATATTATCCGCATACCGGCAGATCGTGACGGACTAGATGATGAACTTATCAGAGATGCCTGTGAGAAGTATACCATCAGCGCTTTATATCTCATACCACACCATCATTACCCCACTACTGTTACCTTAAGCCCGGAACGACGTTCTTCGATATTGAGTATAGCTGAACAATACGATTTTTCTA from Flavobacterium sp. W4I14 includes these protein-coding regions:
- a CDS encoding chloramphenicol-sensitive protein RarD (product_source=KO:K05786; cog=COG2962; ko=KO:K05786; pfam=PF00892; superfamily=103481; tigrfam=TIGR00688; transmembrane_helix_parts=Inside_1_12,TMhelix_13_30,Outside_31_40,TMhelix_41_60,Inside_61_80,TMhelix_81_103,Outside_104_112,TMhelix_113_132,Inside_133_138,TMhelix_139_158,Outside_159_161,TMhelix_162_179,Inside_180_187,TMhelix_188_210,Outside_211_219,TMhelix_220_242,Inside_243_246,TMhelix_247_269,Outside_270_273,TMhelix_274_293,Inside_294_301), with protein sequence MDNNNISKNFKHYLAAIVAFSIWGFFSLVLKPLHAYAPLDILFYRVFSCAVVMSMISLLFKRKSLLANLRLLKSLPKKNRLTIIGLNVTGSVFLTVNWFSFIYVMNHVSVRATSVAYLVCPILTTLLAFFLLSERLNRLQWFSVVLSGSGCLLLSYTSISDMFFSTIVGLSYAVYIISQNKNSGLDKFLVLNFHILLSAVLLGFFYPAFSGPIPSDFKFYFYVEIIAVIYTIVPLFLNLYALSRISSSKVAMILNINPIIAFILAGVVYHEPLGLLQVFAYALVFAAAIIFNISKTSRSKT
- a CDS encoding GntR family transcriptional regulator/MocR family aminotransferase (product_source=KO:K00375; cath_funfam=1.10.10.10,3.40.640.10; cog=COG1167; ko=KO:K00375; pfam=PF00155,PF00392; smart=SM00345; superfamily=46785,53383) is translated as MDYLWRPETKNTVVHMLPFETLIVIDKMLSRPAYMQVVDGVIRLIKDGVIQKGDQMPGTRSMAGMAKIHRKTVIAAYSELIAQGWLVAVAKHGHYIARELPKGGIKRWGVPANGYVSGSKMKSTFLKLETTKEFHPHSFALNPSLIIDDGHPDSRLAPMHLLNREYLRRLKQQHVSKKPAITLAPGSLKLRETMTSYLAQTRGIQADLPNILITHGAQMSIYIAASLLLQRGSYIIVGEPGYHVANYVFEYLGANIIRIPADRDGLDDELIRDACEKYTISALYLIPHHHYPTTVTLSPERRSSILSIAEQYDFSIIEDDYDYGFQYDSSPYLPLASIHPDRVIYVGSFSKSLSTSIRIGFMVAASDFIEQAIYLRKIIELKGDNIMEDSLAALIEGGELTRHLKKVNKIFGHRRDYLCASLDEKLKDVVSFAKPEGGLALWTIFNNGYPLKNISFKASKMGLFINDGQIFDNFNARYNALRFGFASINETEVDNITDIIVRCL